A region from the Lysobacter sp. BMK333-48F3 genome encodes:
- the holA gene encoding DNA polymerase III subunit delta: MELTPERLLGQLDAEPLRPAYLIAGPEPLRVLEAADAVRAAARKQGIGEREVFEAEGNQREPDWNALAGAFRAPSLFASRRLLELRLPSGKPGKEGAEVIADFCADPPQDVSLLVTAGEWSKQHGGKWSEAIARIGHVAVAWAIKPHELPEWIERRLRARGLRAEREAVQSLADRVEGNLLAAAQEVDKLALLSDGQPLDLERMQALVADAARFDVFRVLDAAMNGQGAQVSRMLAGLRAEGEAVPALLGMVVMELQRTAALARVNARGGNIAAEFKAQRIWDSKQPMYRRALQRHDARRWEALLAQAGRVDRMAKGREAGDAWVALERLLLAVAEPRALRLLALSPG; encoded by the coding sequence ATGGAACTGACTCCCGAACGCCTGCTCGGCCAACTCGACGCCGAACCGCTGCGCCCGGCTTATCTGATCGCCGGGCCGGAGCCGCTGCGCGTGCTCGAGGCCGCCGACGCGGTGCGCGCCGCCGCGCGCAAGCAGGGCATCGGCGAACGCGAAGTGTTCGAAGCCGAAGGCAACCAGCGCGAGCCGGACTGGAACGCGCTGGCCGGCGCGTTCCGCGCGCCCAGCCTGTTCGCCAGCCGGCGCCTGCTCGAGCTGCGCCTGCCCAGCGGCAAGCCGGGCAAGGAGGGCGCCGAGGTCATTGCCGATTTCTGCGCCGACCCGCCGCAGGACGTGAGCCTGCTGGTCACCGCCGGCGAGTGGAGCAAGCAGCACGGCGGCAAGTGGAGCGAGGCGATCGCCCGCATCGGCCACGTCGCCGTCGCCTGGGCGATCAAGCCGCACGAGCTGCCGGAATGGATCGAGCGCCGCCTGCGCGCGCGCGGCCTGCGCGCCGAGCGCGAGGCGGTGCAAAGCCTGGCCGACCGGGTCGAGGGCAACCTGCTCGCCGCCGCGCAGGAGGTCGACAAGCTCGCCCTGCTGTCCGACGGCCAACCGCTGGACCTGGAACGCATGCAGGCGCTGGTCGCCGACGCGGCGCGCTTCGACGTGTTCCGGGTGCTGGACGCGGCGATGAACGGGCAGGGCGCGCAAGTCTCGCGCATGCTCGCCGGCCTGCGCGCCGAGGGCGAGGCGGTGCCGGCACTGCTCGGCATGGTGGTGATGGAACTGCAGCGCACCGCGGCCCTGGCCCGGGTCAACGCGCGCGGCGGCAACATCGCCGCCGAGTTCAAGGCGCAACGGATCTGGGATTCCAAGCAGCCGATGTACCGGCGCGCGCTGCAGCGCCACGACGCGCGCCGCTGGGAGGCGTTGCTGGCCCAGGCCGGGCGGGTCGACCGCATGGCCAAGGGGCGCGAGGCCGGCGACGCCTGGGTCGCGCTGGAGCGGTTGCTGCTGGCGGTCGCCGAACCGCGCGCGCTGCGCCTGCTCGCCCTGTCGCCGGGCTGA
- the lptE gene encoding LPS assembly lipoprotein LptE produces the protein MRTSLAAAVLALSACGFQLRQALTLPPDLGPVRVVSSDRYSPLAESLAQALTRAGAVPATADSSEVAVLDLMSERWGDTPAALDELGRVQEYTLRYAVVFELRKADGSALLPRQSVELARDYVANPVNAIGTEGEREILMRELRREMSAAVLRRVGAVSERR, from the coding sequence GTGCGCACTTCGCTCGCGGCCGCGGTGCTGGCCCTGTCGGCCTGCGGCTTCCAGTTGCGCCAGGCCCTGACCCTGCCGCCCGACCTCGGTCCGGTGCGGGTGGTCTCCTCCGACCGCTACAGCCCCTTGGCCGAATCGCTGGCCCAGGCCCTGACCCGCGCCGGCGCGGTGCCGGCGACCGCGGACAGCAGCGAAGTCGCGGTGCTCGACCTGATGTCCGAGCGCTGGGGCGACACCCCGGCCGCGCTCGACGAACTCGGCCGCGTGCAGGAGTACACCCTGCGCTACGCGGTGGTGTTCGAACTGCGCAAGGCCGACGGCTCGGCGCTGCTGCCGCGACAGAGCGTGGAGCTGGCGCGCGACTACGTCGCCAACCCGGTCAACGCGATCGGCACCGAGGGCGAGCGCGAAATCCTGATGCGCGAGCTGCGTCGCGAAATGAGCGCCGCGGTGCTGCGCCGAGTCGGCGCGGTCAGCGAGCGGCGCTGA
- a CDS encoding glutathione S-transferase family protein, producing the protein MTPILYCHPDSGFSYKVALALRLLGIEFEQRQVDIRRPRDQRSQEFRELAAHGEIPVLRIDGRVLCQSNVILDYLAEREDRLDGADLDQRLQVREWLSWEANRVSLNVAHSRYGRQFGGYDPAVLAWYDRRSIADLDRLQAQLSATPWLAGAAPTIADVACNGYLFYAVEPWAEAAGFPARTWAERWPAVQAWQQRLLALPGAQTPQALFAGHEIRY; encoded by the coding sequence ATGACCCCGATCCTCTACTGCCACCCCGATTCCGGTTTCAGCTACAAGGTCGCCCTGGCCCTGCGCCTGCTCGGGATCGAGTTCGAACAGCGCCAGGTCGACATCCGCCGCCCGCGCGACCAACGCTCGCAGGAGTTCCGCGAGCTCGCCGCGCACGGTGAGATTCCGGTGCTGCGCATCGACGGCCGGGTGCTGTGCCAGTCGAACGTGATCCTCGACTACCTGGCCGAGCGCGAGGACCGCCTGGACGGCGCCGATCTCGACCAGCGCCTGCAGGTGCGCGAATGGCTGAGCTGGGAGGCCAACCGGGTCAGCCTCAACGTCGCCCACTCGCGCTACGGCCGCCAGTTCGGCGGCTACGACCCGGCGGTGCTGGCCTGGTACGACCGCCGCTCGATCGCCGACCTCGACCGCCTGCAGGCCCAGCTCAGCGCCACGCCGTGGCTGGCCGGAGCGGCGCCGACCATCGCCGACGTGGCCTGCAACGGCTACCTGTTCTACGCGGTCGAGCCCTGGGCCGAAGCCGCCGGCTTCCCGGCGCGGACCTGGGCCGAGCGCTGGCCGGCGGTGCAGGCCTGGCAGCAGCGGCTGCTGGCGCTGCCCGGCGCGCAAACCCCGCAGGCGCTGTTTGCCGGGCATGAGATCCGGTACTGA
- the leuS gene encoding leucine--tRNA ligase: MSTDVSPASHDPKHETKAFDPGAVESAAQRYWDDSRAFEVDESSDKPKYYCLSMLPYPSGALHMGHVRNYTIGDVISRYKRMTGHNVLQPMGWDAFGLPAENAAIKNKTAPAKWTYANIAHMKAQLKQLGYAIDWSREFATCTPDYYVHEQRMFVRLMKQGLAYRKNSVVNWDPVDQTVLANEQVIDGRGWRTGALVEKREIPQWFLKITDYAQELLDGLDALPGWPDAVKTMQRNWIGRSEGLEIRFDVVDEHGAAVEPLTVFTTRPDTLMGVSFVSIAAEHPLAAHAAQGDADLAEFIAQLRQGGVSEAELETQEKRGRDTGLRAIHPVTSEAVPVYVANFVLMNYGTGAVMAVPGHDQRDWEFAKRYQLPIKTVIVPDAVRDALAEIGQDLIAHKDPMQSALGGAPAVDVYETSAAVQVVEQFVQGIAEQAAFTERGWLVNSGEYDGLDFQQALDALAARFEADGRGARRVNYRLRDWGVSRQRYWGCPIPVILCPACGDVPVPEDQLPVVLPEDVEFSGVASPIKADPNWRKTTCPSCGGAAERETDTFDTFMESSWYYARYTSPGAAQQVDERAKYWTPVDQYIGGIEHAILHLMYFRFYHKLMRDQGLVNSDEPAVNLMTQGMVIAETFYRDNGDGSKDWINPADVETVRDERGRITGAVLKADGQPVQIGGTEKMSKSKNNGVDPQLMVGKYGADTVRLFSMFAAPPDQSLEWNEAGVEGMARFLRRLWTAVHKHADGGAAPALDAAALSAPQKTLRRQIHEAVQKVGGDYGRRHSFNTAIAAVMELLNHVYKFDDAGDNGRALRQEALEAMVLLLNPITPHTSHALWQALGHAETLLEDLPFPQADEAALARDAVTLAVQVNGKLRGTIEVAVNTPKDEIEQLALAEPNAVKYMEGLTVRKVIVVPGKIVNIVAS, encoded by the coding sequence GTGTCCACCGACGTCTCCCCCGCATCGCACGACCCCAAGCACGAAACCAAGGCCTTCGACCCGGGCGCGGTCGAATCCGCCGCCCAGCGCTATTGGGACGACTCCCGCGCGTTCGAGGTCGACGAATCGTCGGACAAGCCCAAGTACTACTGCCTGTCGATGCTGCCGTACCCGTCCGGCGCGCTGCACATGGGCCACGTGCGCAACTACACCATCGGCGACGTGATCAGCCGCTACAAGCGCATGACCGGCCACAACGTGCTGCAGCCGATGGGCTGGGACGCGTTCGGCCTGCCGGCCGAGAACGCCGCGATCAAGAACAAGACCGCGCCGGCGAAGTGGACCTACGCCAACATCGCCCACATGAAGGCGCAGCTGAAGCAGCTGGGCTACGCCATCGACTGGTCGCGCGAGTTCGCCACCTGCACCCCGGACTACTACGTCCACGAGCAGCGCATGTTCGTGCGCCTGATGAAGCAGGGCCTGGCCTACCGCAAGAACTCGGTGGTCAACTGGGACCCGGTCGACCAGACCGTGCTGGCCAACGAGCAGGTCATCGACGGCCGCGGCTGGCGCACCGGCGCCCTGGTCGAAAAGCGCGAAATCCCGCAGTGGTTCCTCAAGATCACCGACTACGCGCAGGAGCTGCTCGACGGCCTGGACGCGCTGCCGGGCTGGCCGGATGCGGTCAAGACCATGCAGCGCAACTGGATCGGCCGCAGCGAGGGCCTGGAGATCCGCTTCGACGTGGTCGACGAGCACGGCGCCGCGGTCGAGCCGCTGACCGTGTTCACCACCCGTCCGGACACCCTGATGGGCGTGAGCTTCGTCTCGATCGCCGCCGAGCATCCGCTGGCCGCACATGCCGCGCAAGGCGACGCCGACCTGGCCGAATTCATCGCCCAACTGCGCCAGGGCGGGGTGTCCGAGGCCGAGCTGGAAACCCAGGAAAAGCGCGGCCGCGATACCGGCCTGCGCGCGATCCACCCGGTCACCAGCGAAGCGGTGCCGGTGTACGTGGCCAACTTCGTGCTGATGAACTACGGCACCGGCGCGGTCATGGCCGTGCCCGGCCACGACCAGCGCGACTGGGAGTTCGCCAAGCGCTATCAGCTGCCGATCAAGACCGTGATCGTGCCCGACGCGGTGCGCGACGCCCTGGCCGAGATCGGCCAGGACCTGATCGCGCACAAGGACCCGATGCAAAGCGCCCTGGGCGGTGCGCCCGCGGTCGACGTGTACGAGACCAGCGCCGCGGTGCAGGTGGTCGAGCAGTTCGTGCAGGGCATCGCCGAGCAGGCCGCGTTCACCGAGCGCGGCTGGCTGGTCAATTCGGGCGAGTACGACGGCCTGGACTTCCAGCAGGCGCTGGACGCGCTGGCCGCGCGCTTCGAGGCCGACGGCCGCGGCGCGCGCCGGGTCAACTACCGCCTGCGCGACTGGGGCGTCAGCCGCCAGCGCTATTGGGGCTGCCCGATCCCGGTGATCTTGTGCCCGGCTTGCGGCGACGTGCCGGTGCCTGAGGACCAATTGCCGGTGGTGCTGCCGGAGGACGTCGAGTTCAGCGGCGTCGCCTCGCCGATCAAGGCCGATCCGAACTGGCGCAAGACCACCTGCCCGAGCTGCGGCGGCGCGGCCGAGCGCGAGACCGACACCTTCGACACCTTCATGGAGTCGAGCTGGTACTACGCCCGCTACACCTCGCCGGGCGCGGCCCAGCAGGTCGACGAGCGGGCCAAGTACTGGACCCCGGTCGACCAGTACATCGGCGGCATCGAGCACGCGATCCTGCACCTGATGTACTTCCGCTTCTATCACAAGCTGATGCGCGACCAGGGGCTGGTGAACAGCGACGAGCCCGCGGTCAACCTGATGACCCAAGGCATGGTGATCGCCGAGACCTTCTATCGCGACAACGGCGACGGGTCCAAGGACTGGATCAACCCGGCCGACGTGGAGACGGTGCGCGACGAGCGCGGCCGCATCACCGGCGCGGTGCTCAAGGCCGACGGCCAGCCGGTGCAGATCGGCGGCACCGAGAAGATGTCCAAGTCGAAGAACAACGGCGTCGACCCGCAATTGATGGTCGGCAAGTACGGCGCCGACACGGTGCGCCTGTTCTCGATGTTCGCCGCGCCGCCGGACCAGTCGCTGGAGTGGAACGAGGCCGGCGTGGAAGGCATGGCGCGGTTCCTGCGCCGGTTGTGGACGGCGGTGCACAAGCACGCCGACGGCGGCGCCGCGCCGGCGCTGGACGCGGCCGCGCTGAGCGCGCCGCAGAAGACCCTGCGCCGGCAGATCCACGAGGCGGTGCAGAAGGTCGGCGGCGACTACGGCCGCCGCCACAGCTTCAACACCGCGATCGCCGCGGTGATGGAGCTGCTCAACCACGTGTACAAGTTCGACGACGCCGGCGACAACGGCCGCGCCCTGCGCCAGGAAGCGCTGGAAGCGATGGTGCTGCTGCTCAACCCGATCACCCCGCACACCAGCCATGCGCTGTGGCAGGCGCTGGGTCACGCCGAGACCCTGCTCGAAGACCTGCCGTTCCCGCAGGCCGACGAGGCCGCGCTGGCGCGCGACGCGGTGACCCTGGCGGTGCAGGTCAACGGCAAGCTGCGCGGCACCATCGAGGTGGCGGTCAACACGCCCAAGGACGAGATCGAGCAGCTGGCCCTGGCCGAGCCGAACGCGGTCAAGTACATGGAAGGCCTGACCGTGCGCAAGGTGATCGTGGTGCCGGGCAAGATCGTCAACATCGTCGCCAGCTGA
- a CDS encoding amidohydrolase family protein translates to MTRLAAAVVTVLSAAAPALAGAAPAAAEPVALQCGRLFDARSGKILEARTVVVRDGKVAEVLAGRAEAPGARAIDLSGHTCSPGWTDLHVHLGSQSSPQSYSEGFRLDEVDYAFRAVGYAKKTLLAGFTSVRDLGGEVSPHLRDAINQGLVDGPRIWAAGKSIATTGGHADPTNGYNDALSHLIGPPGPTEGVINSIDDARQAVRQRYKEGSDVIKITATGGVLSYAKSGDAPQFTVEEVKAIVDTARDYGYRVAAHAHGTEGMKRAIMGGVTSIEHGTYMTDEVMSLMKQKGTWYVPTVYAGRFVADKAKLDGYFPEVVRPKAARIGALIQDTAAKAYKSGVKIAFGTDMGVGPHGDNAREFLYMVEAGIPAAVALQAATIRAAEVLGVDDQGTIEPGKRADIVAVPGNPVEDINAVLKVDFVMKDGQVYKQAL, encoded by the coding sequence ATGACCCGCCTTGCCGCCGCCGTCGTCACCGTGCTGTCCGCCGCTGCCCCCGCCCTCGCCGGGGCCGCTCCCGCCGCCGCCGAGCCGGTGGCGCTGCAATGCGGCCGCCTGTTCGACGCACGCAGCGGCAAGATCCTGGAGGCGCGCACGGTGGTGGTCCGCGACGGCAAGGTCGCCGAGGTCCTGGCCGGCCGCGCCGAGGCCCCGGGCGCGCGCGCGATCGACCTGTCCGGCCACACCTGCAGCCCCGGCTGGACCGACCTGCACGTGCACCTGGGCTCGCAGTCCAGCCCGCAGAGCTATTCCGAGGGCTTCCGCCTGGACGAGGTCGACTACGCCTTCCGCGCGGTCGGCTACGCCAAGAAGACCCTGCTGGCCGGCTTCACCAGCGTGCGCGACCTCGGCGGCGAGGTCAGCCCGCACCTGCGCGACGCGATCAACCAGGGCCTGGTCGACGGCCCGCGGATCTGGGCCGCGGGCAAGTCCATCGCCACCACCGGCGGCCACGCCGACCCGACCAACGGCTACAACGACGCGCTCTCGCACCTGATCGGCCCGCCCGGCCCGACCGAGGGCGTGATCAATTCGATCGACGACGCCCGCCAGGCCGTGCGCCAGCGCTACAAGGAAGGCAGCGACGTGATCAAGATCACCGCCACCGGCGGCGTGCTGAGCTACGCCAAGTCCGGCGACGCGCCGCAGTTCACCGTCGAGGAGGTCAAGGCCATCGTCGACACCGCGCGCGACTACGGTTACCGCGTGGCCGCCCACGCCCACGGCACCGAGGGTATGAAGCGCGCGATCATGGGCGGGGTGACCTCGATCGAGCACGGCACCTACATGACCGACGAGGTCATGAGCCTGATGAAGCAGAAAGGCACCTGGTACGTGCCCACCGTCTACGCCGGCCGCTTCGTCGCCGACAAGGCCAAGCTCGACGGCTACTTCCCCGAAGTGGTGCGGCCCAAGGCGGCGCGGATCGGCGCGCTGATCCAGGACACCGCCGCCAAGGCCTACAAGAGCGGGGTCAAGATCGCCTTCGGCACCGACATGGGCGTCGGCCCGCACGGCGACAACGCGCGCGAATTCCTCTACATGGTCGAAGCCGGCATCCCCGCCGCGGTGGCCCTGCAGGCCGCGACCATCCGCGCCGCCGAAGTGCTGGGCGTGGACGACCAGGGCACGATCGAGCCTGGCAAGCGCGCCGACATCGTCGCCGTCCCCGGCAACCCGGTCGAAGACATCAACGCGGTGCTGAAGGTCGACTTCGTGATGAAGGACGGCCAGGTCTACAAGCAGGCGCTTTGA
- a CDS encoding helix-turn-helix domain-containing protein, with protein MNKNAPAGNHSRPNPDPLNPARSNPARPNPLEGCPLAAAFAAIGGKWKLTILYWLAHGELHFAGLRGRVAPISPKVLAEQLRELEADGIVVRTPTGVVPAPVIYQLTDYGLTLSPIVEAVRVWGEGHLQRSSARQRSDGMGCGERLRPRTQA; from the coding sequence ATGAACAAGAACGCACCTGCAGGTAACCATTCCAGACCAAATCCGGACCCACTAAATCCGGCCCGCTCCAATCCGGCCCGGCCCAATCCGCTCGAAGGCTGCCCGCTGGCGGCGGCCTTCGCAGCGATCGGCGGCAAATGGAAGCTGACCATTCTGTACTGGCTGGCGCATGGCGAACTGCACTTCGCCGGCCTGCGCGGCCGGGTCGCGCCGATCTCGCCCAAGGTGCTCGCCGAGCAACTTCGCGAACTCGAAGCCGACGGCATCGTCGTGCGCACCCCGACCGGCGTGGTGCCGGCGCCGGTGATCTACCAACTCACCGATTACGGCCTGACCTTGTCGCCGATCGTCGAAGCGGTACGGGTATGGGGCGAAGGCCACCTGCAGCGCTCGTCGGCGCGACAGCGCAGCGACGGCATGGGCTGCGGCGAACGCCTGCGCCCGCGGACGCAGGCCTGA
- a CDS encoding XVIPCD domain-containing protein yields the protein MSQMRAEIRPLLEEFAQQDGLPPNAVSDLEATIASSPYLQNVMASAIKGGTLKHLAITDAPHEGGRYVGSSGTINLDVDNFNSSQSRSLLAHRDNLAVILGHEAGYALLADAELRERYKLSYETTDAIRAASRDGTAADLTASVERYLSFTRRNEALAELIGLNSLASRTTGGVAAAFDRDKFLARADPSTPCIENGILAEGIALGEGGIQFTGNKLISPAVEAVAQCYADNASSLGQHGDSGYRAYYGGGLMETLYEARREYAKGTTMHVPDIELDLAKLKLDPRKIERAGVDLGGRGNSFDFIDTSAGRREYESVSHTHSGRAAQPTNPREPVARTEAPDAPTFRADHPDHPDHPAFDSIRAAVRADGRWDDEQSSNIAAALLREHKADPLSHRLDRVIIGNTTAQGETNVFAVYAPHGGKDPFFTTRVEMNAAARIPAERSLEQIEQINRQQAQELNRSQQWDTQLQSQNVNRMTM from the coding sequence ATGAGCCAGATGCGCGCGGAAATCAGGCCTCTGCTCGAAGAGTTTGCGCAACAGGACGGACTACCGCCCAACGCGGTGTCCGATCTTGAGGCGACGATCGCCAGTTCGCCCTACTTGCAGAACGTCATGGCGAGCGCCATCAAAGGCGGAACGCTGAAGCATCTGGCCATCACCGACGCACCGCACGAAGGCGGGCGCTATGTCGGCTCCAGCGGAACGATCAACCTGGACGTCGACAACTTCAATTCGAGCCAGTCCCGAAGCTTGCTGGCTCATCGCGACAACTTGGCGGTCATACTTGGGCACGAAGCGGGGTACGCCCTGCTGGCCGATGCGGAACTGCGCGAGCGCTACAAGCTGAGTTACGAGACAACCGATGCCATCCGGGCCGCTTCGCGCGACGGTACTGCGGCCGACCTGACCGCTTCGGTGGAACGTTACCTTAGCTTCACCAGGAGAAATGAGGCGCTGGCTGAGTTGATCGGCCTCAATTCCCTGGCCAGCCGCACGACCGGCGGCGTCGCCGCCGCATTCGATCGCGATAAATTCCTGGCCCGGGCAGATCCATCGACACCCTGCATCGAGAACGGGATTCTGGCCGAAGGCATCGCACTAGGCGAAGGCGGCATCCAGTTCACCGGCAACAAGCTCATAAGCCCCGCCGTGGAGGCCGTGGCGCAATGCTATGCGGACAACGCCTCAAGCTTGGGACAGCACGGCGACTCCGGCTATCGGGCGTACTACGGCGGCGGTCTCATGGAGACCCTGTACGAGGCCCGTCGGGAATACGCCAAGGGGACGACGATGCACGTCCCCGATATCGAACTCGATCTGGCAAAACTGAAATTGGATCCACGCAAGATCGAACGCGCTGGGGTGGACCTGGGTGGCCGCGGAAACTCTTTCGACTTTATCGACACCAGCGCCGGCCGCCGCGAGTACGAATCCGTATCTCACACCCACTCAGGGCGAGCGGCACAACCGACAAATCCGCGCGAGCCTGTGGCCAGAACCGAGGCACCGGACGCGCCCACCTTCCGAGCGGACCATCCCGATCACCCCGACCATCCCGCGTTCGACAGTATCCGAGCGGCTGTACGCGCTGACGGAAGATGGGACGACGAGCAGTCCAGCAATATCGCCGCAGCACTGCTACGAGAGCACAAGGCCGACCCGCTCAGCCATCGACTCGACCGCGTAATCATCGGCAACACGACCGCGCAAGGCGAGACCAACGTGTTCGCTGTCTACGCACCTCATGGCGGCAAAGATCCATTTTTCACCACCCGAGTGGAAATGAACGCGGCGGCCCGGATTCCCGCCGAGCGCAGCCTCGAACAGATCGAGCAGATCAACCGGCAACAAGCCCAAGAGCTCAACCGATCCCAGCAATGGGATACGCAACTGCAAAGCCAGAACGTCAATCGGATGACGATGTAG
- a CDS encoding DUF998 domain-containing protein, whose translation MKRSSRPGPATPGASAAGAPAPRASNSADPRLRLEPALALLAAVCCLGALLGFGAALDGYSHWRHPPGLLGAQGIARAAAFNLFGFIVPGLLLAALAWRLRERYDALGAAARIGAWLCALSALAWAGQGLLSLDPTDLDAHASRLHATSWMLWWLAFVPGAALLALGARKTRPALAALAATGAAAVLAIVIGSELRLVAAPPAQRLALLLWLGTYAGAAWMAPRAGRV comes from the coding sequence ATGAAACGCTCATCCAGGCCCGGTCCGGCGACGCCCGGCGCTTCCGCCGCCGGCGCCCCGGCGCCGCGCGCATCGAATTCGGCCGACCCGCGCCTGCGCTTGGAACCGGCCCTGGCGCTGCTCGCGGCCGTATGCTGCCTCGGAGCCTTGCTCGGCTTCGGCGCCGCGCTCGACGGTTATTCGCACTGGCGCCACCCGCCCGGCCTGCTCGGCGCGCAAGGCATAGCGCGCGCGGCTGCGTTCAACCTGTTCGGCTTCATCGTCCCGGGCCTGCTGCTGGCCGCGCTGGCCTGGCGCCTGCGCGAACGCTACGACGCGCTCGGCGCCGCTGCGCGCATCGGCGCCTGGCTGTGCGCGCTGTCGGCGCTGGCCTGGGCCGGGCAGGGCCTGTTGAGCCTGGACCCGACCGACCTCGACGCCCATGCCAGCCGCCTGCACGCGACCAGTTGGATGCTGTGGTGGCTGGCCTTCGTGCCCGGCGCCGCGCTGCTCGCCCTGGGCGCGCGCAAGACCCGACCCGCGCTGGCCGCATTGGCCGCGACCGGCGCCGCCGCGGTGCTGGCGATCGTGATCGGCTCGGAACTGCGCCTGGTCGCGGCGCCTCCCGCGCAGCGCCTGGCGTTGCTGCTGTGGCTGGGCACCTACGCCGGCGCGGCGTGGATGGCGCCGCGCGCCGGCCGCGTCTGA
- the trxA gene encoding thioredoxin: MTATALPHVFDATTERFQEEVLQKSLQTPVLVDFWADWCQPCKVLGPILEKLAGEYNGAFELAKVDVEAEQQLGAAFQIRSIPTVFLIKGGQLVDGFAEALPESAVREFLKHHGIEPGEAPAEAEPVEAAPVDPHAEVVRLRREAAEQPDKPELQLDLALALLATGAAQESEQLLDSLPANLATDDRSLRARARLGFLAVTRDAPPLETLEAAIAAQPEDLQARYLLGARLIAAGRDQAGLDQLIELLRRDRGYQEGLPRKALIDAFRVVEDADLVGQYRRKMSSLLF; this comes from the coding sequence ATGACCGCCACCGCCCTGCCCCACGTCTTCGACGCCACCACCGAACGTTTCCAGGAAGAGGTGCTGCAGAAATCGCTGCAGACGCCGGTGCTGGTCGATTTCTGGGCCGATTGGTGCCAGCCTTGCAAGGTGCTGGGGCCGATCCTGGAAAAGCTGGCCGGCGAATACAACGGCGCGTTCGAGCTGGCCAAGGTCGACGTCGAGGCCGAGCAGCAGCTCGGCGCGGCGTTCCAGATCCGCTCGATCCCGACCGTGTTCCTGATCAAGGGCGGCCAGTTGGTCGACGGCTTCGCCGAAGCGCTGCCGGAAAGCGCGGTGCGCGAGTTCCTCAAGCATCACGGCATCGAGCCGGGCGAAGCGCCGGCCGAAGCCGAGCCCGTCGAAGCCGCACCGGTCGATCCGCACGCCGAAGTGGTGCGCCTGCGTCGCGAAGCCGCCGAACAGCCGGACAAGCCCGAGCTGCAGCTCGACCTGGCCCTGGCCCTGCTCGCCACCGGCGCCGCGCAGGAATCGGAGCAGTTGCTCGACAGCCTGCCGGCCAACCTGGCCACCGACGACCGCAGCCTGCGCGCCCGAGCCCGGCTCGGCTTCCTCGCCGTGACCCGCGACGCGCCGCCGCTGGAAACCCTGGAGGCCGCCATCGCCGCCCAGCCGGAGGACCTGCAGGCGCGCTACCTGCTCGGCGCGCGCCTGATCGCCGCCGGCCGCGACCAGGCCGGCCTGGACCAGCTGATCGAACTGCTGCGGCGCGACCGCGGCTACCAGGAAGGCCTGCCGCGCAAGGCCCTGATCGACGCCTTCCGGGTGGTCGAAGACGCCGATCTGGTCGGCCAGTACCGGCGCAAGATGTCCTCGCTGCTGTTCTGA
- a CDS encoding DUF4442 domain-containing protein: MKASTLRHGLNLWPPFLFSGIHVAAIAPDYRRAAVELRMRPWNRNYVGTHFGGSLFAMTDPFWMLLALQALGKDYIVWDRSGSIEFVKPGRGTVRAEFVLDDAILDELRAATDGGEKCLRWFDTDIVDSQGEVVAKIRKQLYVRRKRDRR, translated from the coding sequence ATGAAAGCCAGCACCCTGCGCCACGGCCTCAACCTGTGGCCGCCGTTTCTGTTCTCCGGCATCCACGTCGCCGCCATCGCGCCCGATTACCGCCGCGCCGCGGTCGAACTGCGCATGCGGCCGTGGAACCGCAACTACGTCGGCACCCACTTCGGCGGCAGCCTGTTCGCGATGACCGATCCGTTCTGGATGCTGTTGGCGCTGCAGGCCCTGGGCAAGGACTACATCGTCTGGGACCGCTCCGGTTCGATCGAATTCGTCAAACCCGGGCGCGGAACGGTGCGCGCCGAATTCGTCCTGGACGACGCGATCCTGGACGAATTGCGCGCCGCGACCGACGGCGGCGAGAAATGCCTGCGCTGGTTCGACACCGACATCGTCGACAGCCAGGGCGAGGTTGTCGCCAAGATCCGCAAACAACTGTACGTGCGACGCAAGCGCGACCGGCGCTAA